The Vibrio tarriae genome includes the window CTACAACGTACACGGCGCGGGTGAAGGCATGTTCCTTGTGCAAAACCTGCCAGCGGACATCATTGCCAGCAGCCCAGCCTTTACCCAAATTGCCGTAGATAGTGCCTTACCCGGCATTGGTAAGCCTTTCGTGGCCTTTGCGCTGTTCTTCTTCGCTTTCACTACGATTTTGGCTTACTACTACATCGCCGAAACTAACGTGGCCTATATCCGCCGTACCTTCAAAGTCGATGGCTTGATGTTTGTGCTCAAAATCGTACTCATGGCCGCCGTGTTCTACGGTACGGTCAAAACCGCCAACTTGGCGTGGGCTTTAGGTGATGTGGGCGTCGGCTTGATGGCATGGCTCAACATCGTCGGCATCATCATTATCTTCTTTATGTCTAAGCCAACCATGGCAGCACTAAAGGATTATGAAGACCAACAAAAACAAGGCGTGACCGAATTTACCTTCAACCCAGTGAAGCTTGGCATCAAGGGGGCGACATACTGGGAAGGAAAATACCTTCGCAAAACGGGCAAAGCACCGACCGCGGAAGTGAAAGAGACCCAAAGGGTAGAGCAAACTAGCTCACTATAAGAAAAAGCAGTGAACACAACATAAATAAGTCAAAGGGTTAGCATTCGCTAACCCTTTATTTTTCAACTCAAGGTGAAGGTTACTTCGTTTTCGGTTCGATAATATTGAACCAGAACTCGAAGTTATCTAGCATTCCAGCAATATCGGTCAGCGCTTTGGCGTTGCCTTCTATCGTCGCTTTGCCTTCTTTAGCTAACTGTTGAATGGTCGTTTTGCCCATCAACACCTGATTCAATTCAGAACGATTCAGCGTCAATGTCATATCTGGCTTATCCGATTGAATACCTTTTAAGTTATTCAAATGGGCGTTTTCCAGTTCAACCAAGAATTTCTCGTTCACGTCCGGCAGAACGAAGTTAATGGTGTAATCCACTCCCGCAGCTTTATCACCATTGAGACGTACGCCGAGGTAATCAAGGAACAGTTCGGTATCCATCGCCACCACCATATCCGCACTGGCCGTTTTCGTCGCTGAGACGGTTGGTAGACCATTGCGCAGCTCATAAGCACCCATCAAATAGGTGTTACGCTCACCAGCAGATTCACTCTGGTAACCCAATTGCTCTAAGCAGTCGGCTTGCAAGTAACGCGCTTGCTTATTGCTCGGCTCTGCAAACACGGCTTTATCGACAATCTCCGCACACCAACGGTACTCACCTTGATCAAACGCAGCCTGTCCTTGCTTGAGAACATTGGCCATGCCGCCCATTGCCGCCACGTATTTCGGTGCCGCATCGGTAGGTGATAGCGGGCGCAAGGTCGCTGGATTCATATCAAAGTAACCCAGATATTTGTTGATCACCGCTTTGGCATTGCGATGGTAGCTACCGTGATAACCGCGGTTATACCATTCTTTCGCTAGCACATCAGGAACATGGAATTCATCCTGAATCTCATTGATGGTGACACCATGGTTAGCCAAACGCAGCGCCTGATCGTTAATGTAACCGTACATATCACGCTGTTTACGTAGGAAATAGTTGATGTTGTCATTGCCCCAACGTGGCCAAGAATGTGAAGCGAACATTACATCCGCCTTTTTCGCGTACATATGAATCGATTGATTGATGTATTTACTCCATGCTTGCGCATCACGCACTTCCGCACCACGTAAGGTGTAGACGTTGTGTAAACCACCCACGGTGTTTTCTGCCATCCACAAGGCTTTAAACTGTGGGAAGTAGGTGTTCATTTCCGCTGGCGATTCGGTTCCCGGCGTGTTCTGGAACTCCATGGTCACACCATCGATCACCACTGTTTCCGTTTGTTCAGTGATCACTTTCGTTGGTGCAATCAGGCTAACTTCACCTTGTGCTACGTTTTTACCAATCGCAGCATCGACTTGCCCCGTGGCACCTTTCGGCAACACGTTACCATATTGGTACGTGGTACGACGCGACATGGCGTTCCCCGCCAATACGTTCTCTGCAACTGCATGATCTAAGAAACCTTTTGGCGCGATGATCGGCACTTCACCACGATCCACTTGCTCTTGGCTCACAATCCCTTTCACGCCACCAAAATGGTCAGCATGCGCATGGCTGTAAACTACGGCTTTCACCGGACGCTCACCCAACTCTTGATTCACAAAATCCAGAGCGGCTTTTGATGTCGCAGGAACCGTCAGAGGATCAAACACAATCCAACCGGTATCCCCTTTCACAAAGGTGATGTTCGCCAAATCGTAACCACGAACCTGATAAATGCGATCAGTTACTTTATACAGACCGTGGTGCATATTGAGTTGAGCTTGGCGTTGTAAACTTGGGTGAATACTGTCGTAGTCACGCCCATCCAATAGGAAGCTGTAATTACCGAGTTCCCAAACCACCTTGCCGCTGGCATCTTTGATTTGGAGATCTTTTTGCTGTGCGATCAAACCTTTCTCGACCAGTTTGAAATCTTCTTGATCAGCAAATGGCAGCGTGCTGCGTTGCTCTGCAGCAAAAGCCTGTGTGGTTGCACTCGGCGCTTTGGTTTCTGCAGTAAAAGAATGGGCCAAAACTGGTGCTGAGGTGGCAACCAATACAGCCAACAAGGTAGGTTTACAGACTGTTTTCATTGGATATCTCTCTTTCTGAGTCATTAGGGAACAGGGACAAGAATATGAGAGAAATTGCTTCAGAACGATTCGCCAAACGATAATCAATAGTTAAGCATTGCTTAACTATTAACAGAGCACAGCCTCAATTTGCTCACGCAACCAGATCAAGCCTTTGTCTTGTTGTTTGGCTTTGTGCCAACAGATAAACGTTGGAACGGCACGAATGTCAAACGGTAACGGCTGAATAGATAACCCCAGTTTTTCTGCCCACATATCGGCCAAACGCTTAGGCGTAAAACACAGCAGATCCGTCACCGATGCGGTCGCCATAAGGTTCAACATCGAATCACTTTGATAATGGATTCTACGCGCTGGCAGTGCTTGATCCACCAAGCTGGAAAACAAATAGTTCCCAAAACGGCGACTGGTTAATGCCGTGTGTTTTTCAGCAAAAAACTGCTCAAAGCTTAAGGAGTTCCCTAGCCGAGGATGATTTTTGGAGTACACCACTACTAAAGCTTCTTCGGTGATCTGAGTGGTGATAATCGAAGGATGGCTGATGGGAAGTAAGGCTAAAAATAGATCGGCTTCTCGCTCACTCAGCACCTGACTGGGAGTGAAATGGTCATCTTCATAGGATTTTAAATTGACCGTGATATGCGGAGCGATGTCGCTGATTTTTTGCAGCAGTTGCGGCAACACGACCAAATCAAAATACGCCTGTCCACCGATGATAAATTCGCGAGTGCTAGTTGCAGGGTCAAAACTCGCATCCGCTTCAAGGCCAAAACGAATCGCACTTAAACCTTCGGAAATGTGTTTGTGCATATTGAGTGCGTGCTGAGTCGGCTGCAATCCACGCCCTTGCCGGACAAACAGAGGCTCCCCCACTTGTTCACGTAAACGAGTCAAATTTTGGCTAACCGCAGCGGAAGTCATGTTCAACTTTTCTGCCGATCTGTTCACTGAGCCTAGCGTCATCACAGCATCAAACACTGTCAGTAGGTTTAGGTCGTAATCTCGCAGCATTATCTCATCCGTTTTTATCCTGATCACACTTGAGCGATCTTACTCGATCTCACCTTCCCCTGCCCCGCAACTTTGTGACGTCTTGCTACTGAGTTAACTTTTTAGCCGGCTTTGTTCACTCACCCAACACGTAGCAACGTAGCGTGGACTCACGGGTAACAAAGCAAAAAAAAGGGCTAGCCGATGGCTAACCCTTTATGCGTTCCCAGAATATCAACTTATGCAGCAAGCTCTTGCGCTTTCACTGGCTGCACACGTTTTTTCGCCGATTGGCAGAACAACACGGCCGTATTCATTATTGAGTACTTGTGCCATAGCGAAGTAGATAGCGCTCGCGCCACAGAAGATGCCTTCAAAACCCGCGATAGTGCCAATCAGTTCACTGCCTGTAAAATCACGAGCAGCCAGCAGAGCAAACAAGATGGTCAGAGAGCCAAACACCACTTGCTTCGCCGTTGGGTAGCACAGAGAACCAATGAACATGAAGCCAGTGAAAATCCCCCACAGAGCCAAGTACCACCCCATGAAAGGAGCAGGGCTTGCAGGCAGACCCATGTGTGGCATTACGATCAAGCCAACCAACGTCAGCCAGAATAGACCGTAAGAAGTAAATGCGGTTGTACCGAAGGTGTCACCACGTTTAAAGCACATGATGCCGACGATAACTTGACTCAGACCGCCGTAGAAAATACCCATGGCCAGAATCATTGAGTCGATTGGGAAAAAGCCTGCATTATGGATATTAAGCAGAATGGTTGTCATACCGAAACCCATCAGACCAAGAGGTGCTGGGTTGGCTAGCTTAGTTGACATGTGAACTTACCTTCAGAGTGTGAATTCAAAAATGTTTGTAAAAATTACGCGCGGATTTTAATCAACAGGCAGATAAAAGAAAAAAGATCTTATTGGAAACTTAGATTGTTGAAACAGCTAGTTACAGATGCGGATAAAAAATCGCCCAACCTAAATTGAGCGATGCAATAAATATATTCAATACAATAAGTTAGCAGGATGCCTTATCCCAGAACCAGTTAGACTGAGTGGGTGACTCCCAAACGCCTGGGTTGTTCTTAGCAATAAAGCATTGGCCGTTGTAGGTCACTTTATCGCCATTCGCGACCTTGGTTACTCCTGGCTGCCACACAATCGCATCCGAAGGTTCTGTTGGTGGAATCGGAGTTGGAGGGGTTGGCTCGGTTGGTGGCACAGGTTCAGTTGGCGGTACCGGCTCGGTCGGCGGAGGTGTTGGTTCCGTTGGTGGAGTTGACTCACCAGAAACGAGTTCCCAAGGACCACCTAAAGTTGGAGCATTACCTTGTGTCCACCATCTGGCTTGATAAATCGCGCCTTTGTAACTCACTTTTTCTCCACCCGTGTATACCTTACTCGCATCCCACGCAGGTGCTCCGCCCACGGGTGGCTCGGTTGGATCGGTCGGTAATGGATCGAGTTTTTCCACTACACGAACTTTGGGCCAGCTCGCATGTGAGCCATACAGGTTAGTCACACACTTCTCGTAATCCCCTTTCACTAAAGCAGAATACGCAGTTTGGAAACCGACCAACTCACACTCAAACGAGTAACCACCCGGACGATCTGGGTAATATTTCCAGTTACCATCCCAGTTGGTGTAAAGCACATCGGTCGCACCATTGAGGTTAAGGCTGCCGTAAGGCAGTTGCTGCCAGCAGGTATTCTTCTCATCCGCTTCGATAGGAATTTGATAGTGCGCCGCTAAGCCTTCCCAGTAACGAATACGGTTAACCGGCTGACCTTTGTCTTTGTTCTGCTCGCCGCACTCAATACCACCGTTAATAATATTGATTGTGGTACCGAAACCGTAGCCAATCCCTGCATCAATTTCACGTTGTGAAGGAACCCAAGTACGATCGATCACGTGCAACATCGCCGGTTTCGGTGCTTGAGGAGTCAAGAAAAACCAGATTGCAGAGGCAAGGTTCAACCATGAATCCGCCACTAAACCGGGGTTATTAAGTAATACGGTCGCATCACCATCAAACATGGCTTCAGAGAAAGCACCATAGTTAAAGTGGTAAGAAAGCTGTTTTGCACCACGGCCAAAGTATCCCTGACCCGTTGCACAAGGCCACTTCTTATTCTGCCAATCATTCTGGCCACACCCTGTGGTATAGCCCGTTTGTCCTTCAGACCAGCCCATCTCCCGCACATGCACCAAGGCCTGCTGCCATTCTTCCAAAGCTAATGGGTTATCAGAAATGTTGTCTTTCGCGATATGTCCACCAGTTTCCTGAGCAAAGTGAGCAAAAGCGGTCACGATGGATTTTTTACAAATCGCGTCAGAATTGCGGCCATCGGTATATTCAGCACAAAATGCTGGGAATTTACCAATCGCACGCAAAAAACGGGTATAGGTATATTCAGGCGCCGCCATGTGAGTGAGGAAATTCCACTCAGACTCAGGAAATACGCGTTCAACCCGTTTCACGTTATCAGGGTTTGTCGCCAGCCCCGGTTCAATCGCATCAACAACCGTATTCGGTCTAGTAGCTAATGCACTGGACCATATGGCATACATAGGATTCGCGGTTTTTGCTTGCTCGGCCGCAGCAACATCTGCTTTGGCTACCACATAGCCACCCGGATTGAGTGGGTCAGGTTGAATGTTCATTGCCGCTTGTGCGGGTAATGCGCAAGCAATGGCTACCCACCACGCCGTGTGTTTCAGTTTAAACATAGGTGAAAGTCCTTCTCTCAAGTTGGAAATCCATTTGAGAGTAGGCCTAGCGATAACTTTTTTAATAGAAAAAATAAAGAAATAAGCTAGAAATGCGAGCCATTTCAGAGCGATGTAAATCGTACACCTGCTTGCTACAGTGAGTTTTTGAACGGAAATACAAAAACAACAGATTCTGTTGCAAATAAAAAAACCTCAGGCAATGCCTGAGGTTTTATATACTTTCTCCGGAATATTAATCCATGCTATTGAAATTTTCCCACTCGAATATCAACGAGCAGAAAATCAACCTAAATAACAGCTAGTTAGAAAGGCGAGCTTTCTCGATACCATCATTTATACCATGCACAGAATTTTTTTGATTTTTTGCGGCCCGTCGACGTTTTAATTCGGCTTTACCCCAAGCTGAGGATTCTTGCATATCGCGACGAAGCTCTTGTATCTCTTCAACACTAAGCCGCCGTGGCCCCGAGGTAATTCTATCCATCTTGTGCCTCCAACTTGTCGCAGTACATTTTAAAACGCATCAAAACATGAGTTACCAGCAAGAAATATTGGGGATACTTTTAGATTGTTTTTCATACACATCTTGAAAGCCATCAACACTGCCCAAAGATTATACACGAGGAATAACCTCGTTAAATAAAAGGATCAAATCATGGGTTTGAAACCAGGGCCAAAACCAATAGCCAAGTCGACCGGCAAGCCAGATCAACGTCGACGTGACAACAAAAAAACTCCAGGCAACACCCCGAGCTTAAAGCCAAGCAAATCCTCGACCAAGTAACGCTACCTCAATATCGAGTCAGTGTAAGTGGTACTGACTCTTGTTGCTAAAACCCAAAACACGCTTTTGCCCCTTTATGCGTTAGAGCTTTTACTCATTTATATTTTGTTTACCCTATTCATACTTATTCAATTGAAGTGCCCAGCCCTGCTGGTGCAGCTCACTGTCCTCGAATACACTGATAAAGTGAAAAGTTTCTGTGCTCAACAAATAGCTTTCGTAAGAGGGGTAAACCACCTTCTCCTGAAGGTGGTAATTGTTTCGAGTAGAAGAGATTGTTATCGTTGAAAATAATGCGGTATCAAAGAATTCCGAATGCTCTATCAACGATGGCATTGCTTAAGGCTACTTATCATCGCCATCAGTAAAGATCGGTATTGATC containing:
- a CDS encoding alkyl/aryl-sulfatase produces the protein MKTVCKPTLLAVLVATSAPVLAHSFTAETKAPSATTQAFAAEQRSTLPFADQEDFKLVEKGLIAQQKDLQIKDASGKVVWELGNYSFLLDGRDYDSIHPSLQRQAQLNMHHGLYKVTDRIYQVRGYDLANITFVKGDTGWIVFDPLTVPATSKAALDFVNQELGERPVKAVVYSHAHADHFGGVKGIVSQEQVDRGEVPIIAPKGFLDHAVAENVLAGNAMSRRTTYQYGNVLPKGATGQVDAAIGKNVAQGEVSLIAPTKVITEQTETVVIDGVTMEFQNTPGTESPAEMNTYFPQFKALWMAENTVGGLHNVYTLRGAEVRDAQAWSKYINQSIHMYAKKADVMFASHSWPRWGNDNINYFLRKQRDMYGYINDQALRLANHGVTINEIQDEFHVPDVLAKEWYNRGYHGSYHRNAKAVINKYLGYFDMNPATLRPLSPTDAAPKYVAAMGGMANVLKQGQAAFDQGEYRWCAEIVDKAVFAEPSNKQARYLQADCLEQLGYQSESAGERNTYLMGAYELRNGLPTVSATKTASADMVVAMDTELFLDYLGVRLNGDKAAGVDYTINFVLPDVNEKFLVELENAHLNNLKGIQSDKPDMTLTLNRSELNQVLMGKTTIQQLAKEGKATIEGNAKALTDIAGMLDNFEFWFNIIEPKTK
- a CDS encoding LysR family transcriptional regulator, which encodes MLRDYDLNLLTVFDAVMTLGSVNRSAEKLNMTSAAVSQNLTRLREQVGEPLFVRQGRGLQPTQHALNMHKHISEGLSAIRFGLEADASFDPATSTREFIIGGQAYFDLVVLPQLLQKISDIAPHITVNLKSYEDDHFTPSQVLSEREADLFLALLPISHPSIITTQITEEALVVVYSKNHPRLGNSLSFEQFFAEKHTALTSRRFGNYLFSSLVDQALPARRIHYQSDSMLNLMATASVTDLLCFTPKRLADMWAEKLGLSIQPLPFDIRAVPTFICWHKAKQQDKGLIWLREQIEAVLC
- a CDS encoding acetate uptake transporter, which codes for MSTKLANPAPLGLMGFGMTTILLNIHNAGFFPIDSMILAMGIFYGGLSQVIVGIMCFKRGDTFGTTAFTSYGLFWLTLVGLIVMPHMGLPASPAPFMGWYLALWGIFTGFMFIGSLCYPTAKQVVFGSLTILFALLAARDFTGSELIGTIAGFEGIFCGASAIYFAMAQVLNNEYGRVVLPIGEKTCAASESARACCIS
- a CDS encoding chitinase, which translates into the protein MFKLKHTAWWVAIACALPAQAAMNIQPDPLNPGGYVVAKADVAAAEQAKTANPMYAIWSSALATRPNTVVDAIEPGLATNPDNVKRVERVFPESEWNFLTHMAAPEYTYTRFLRAIGKFPAFCAEYTDGRNSDAICKKSIVTAFAHFAQETGGHIAKDNISDNPLALEEWQQALVHVREMGWSEGQTGYTTGCGQNDWQNKKWPCATGQGYFGRGAKQLSYHFNYGAFSEAMFDGDATVLLNNPGLVADSWLNLASAIWFFLTPQAPKPAMLHVIDRTWVPSQREIDAGIGYGFGTTINIINGGIECGEQNKDKGQPVNRIRYWEGLAAHYQIPIEADEKNTCWQQLPYGSLNLNGATDVLYTNWDGNWKYYPDRPGGYSFECELVGFQTAYSALVKGDYEKCVTNLYGSHASWPKVRVVEKLDPLPTDPTEPPVGGAPAWDASKVYTGGEKVSYKGAIYQARWWTQGNAPTLGGPWELVSGESTPPTEPTPPPTEPVPPTEPVPPTEPTPPTPIPPTEPSDAIVWQPGVTKVANGDKVTYNGQCFIAKNNPGVWESPTQSNWFWDKASC